Proteins encoded by one window of Chaetodon trifascialis isolate fChaTrf1 chromosome 15, fChaTrf1.hap1, whole genome shotgun sequence:
- the alkbh7 gene encoding alpha-ketoglutarate-dependent dioxygenase alkB homolog 7, mitochondrial, protein MKLLLTVLKGIHKPAVYVSHRRCLSSCASGGLLPHSDEPLIVGSSRELVQRLGSQVEVRTAFITEEEERAFLRELESGLKKKRYEFDHWDDAIHGYRETERVSWGAACEEVLNRVRSAAFPEGSPLLGPVHILDLDKTGYIKPHIDSVKFCGSTIAGLSLLSDSIMRLVKEDAANEWLDLLLPRHSLYILRNEARYNFTHEILKDEESVFNGQKVPRQRRISVICRNLPD, encoded by the exons AtgaaactgctgctgacagtgtTAAAGGGAATCCATAAACCAGCTGTTTACGTCAGTCACCGGCGCTGTCTGAGCTCCTGTGCCAGCGGCGGCCTGTTACCTCACAGCGATGAGCCTCTGATCGTCGGGTCAAGCCGGGAGCTCGTGCAGAGACTGGGCTCGCAGGTGGAGGTGAGGACGGCCTTcatcactgaggaggaggagcgggccTTTCTGCGAGAGCTGGAGTCAGGCCTGAAGAAGAAACGCTACGAATTCGACCACTGGGACGAT GCTATTCACGGGTACCGAGAGACCGAGCGCGTGAGTTGGGGGGCGGCGTGCGAGGAGGTCCTGAATCGTGTCCGATCTGCAGCGTTTCCTGAGGGTAGTCCACTCCTCGGGCCTGTGCACATTCTAGACCTGGACAAGACTGGCTACATCAAGCCTCACATTGACAGTGTCAAG ttctgtgGGAGCACCATTGCCGGATTGAGTCTTCTGTCAGACAGTATCATGCGCTTGGTGAAGGAGGATGCCGCCAACGAATGGCTGGACCTGCTGCTGCCCCGACACTCCCTCTATATATTGAG GAACGAGGCCAGATATAACTTCACTCACGAGATCCTGAAAGACGAGGAGTCTGTGTTCAATGGACAGAAAGTTCCTCGGCAGCGCCGCATCTCTGTCATCTGTCGGAACCTTCCGGACTAA
- the gtf2f1 gene encoding general transcription factor IIF subunit 1 isoform X1 has translation MTSLGSSSSSATEYTVRVPKNTSKKYNIMAFNAGDRVNCSSWTQARMERDMSARRIYGEEETQEGAAGSEFGKKQREEARRKKFGIVTREFKVEDQPWILKVNGKAGKRFKGQKKGGVTENASYYIFTQCPDGAFEAFPVHGWYNFTPLAKHRTLTAEEAEEEWGRRNKVVNHFSIMLQRRFREQERGEDDEDEAEKSGKKKKKTGGRGGDLRIHDLEDDLEMSSDESDSSMGDDGESKTKAKKDTGKGKKKKKRKSNDEAIEDSDDGDYEGLEVDYMSDESSSSDEEPEKGKPSKGEDLPKGIDEASESEEESEEEKQNEEEAKEEEEEEEGKKTPVQTEKKKKKDSSGESDSSDDSDIEGETASALFMKKRTPPKRGGGRGSAGSSRTGSRPGTPSIDSASTSNTLRAAASKLEQGKRQNQGSGTDSPAAKRLKMEPSSQSPAPSGKSTPQPPSGKSTPSSSDVQLTEEAVRRYLIRKPMTTKDLLKKFQTKRTGLSSEQTVNVLAQILKRLNPERKNVNDKMHFYLTE, from the exons ATGACTTCACTG GGGAGCAGCAGTTCCTCAGCCACAGAATACACTGTGCGAGTCCCCAA AAACACCAGCAAGAAGTACAACATCATGGCTTTCAATGCAGGAGACAGAGTCAACTGTTCATCTTGGACACAG GCTCGTATGGAAAGAGACATGAGCGCTCGGCGGATATATGGGGAGGAAGAGACACAGGAAGGCGCAGCTGGGAGTGAGTTTGGCAAAAAGCAGCGCGAGGAAGCACGGCGGAAGAAGTTTGGTATCGTGACACGCGAGTTCAAAGTTGAGGATCAGCCCTGGATTCTCAAGGTCAACGGCAAGGCTGGCAAGAG GTTCAAAGGTCAAAAGAAGGGCGGAGTGACAGAAAACGCATCCTACTACATCTTTACACAGTGTCCTGATGGAGCTTTCGAGGCTTTCCCTGTACATGGCTGGTACAACTTCACCCCGCTGGCCAAGCACCGAACGCTCACTGccgaggaggctgaggaggagtgGGGAAg AAGGAACAAGGTGGTGAATCACTTCAGCATCATGCTTCAGAGACGTTTCAGGGAGCAGGAGCGTGgcgaggatgatgaagatgaggctgAGAAGTcggggaagaagaaaaagaagacggGTGGGAGAGGGGGCGACTTGCGTATTCACGACCTGGAAGACGACCTGGAGATGAGCAGCGATGAGAGCGACAGCAGTATGGGGGATG atggagagagcaaGACAAAGGCGAAGAAAGACACggggaaaggaaagaagaagaagaagaggaagagcaatgACGAGGCCATAGAGGACAGCGATGACGGCGACTACGAGGGTCTCGAGGTGGATTACATGTCAGATGAAAGCAG CAGTTCAGACGAAGAGCCAGAAAAGGGAAAACCCAGCAAAGGAGAGGACCTCCCTAAAG GAATTGATGAGGCGTCTGAAAGCGAGgaagagagcgaggaggagaagcagaatgAAGAGGAagcaaaagaggaggaagaagaagaggaaggaaagaaaaccCCAGTCCAAacggaaaagaagaagaagaaag ACAGCAGCGGAGAGTCCGACAGCTCAGACGACAGCGACATTGAGGGAGAGACGGCCTCAGCTCTATTCATG AAGAAACGCACGCCACCGAAACGCGGAGGTGGGCGTGGCTCCGCAGGCAGCTCCAGGACTGGCAGTCGCCCCGGGACACCGTCCATAGACTCTGCCTCTACGTCCAACACACTCCGTGCTGCTGCCAGCAAGCTGGAGCAAG GGAAGAGACAGAATCAGGGTTCTGGCACTGACTCACCAGCTGCCAAAAGGCTGAAGATGGAGCCCAGCAGCCAGAGCCCTGCTCCCTCTGGGAAGAGTACACCTCAACCCCCATCAGGCAAATCCACTCCAAGCTCGAG tGATGTGCAGCTAACAGAGGAAGCGGTCCGGCGGTATCTGATCCGTAAACCGATGACCACCAAAGACCTGCTGAAGAAGTTCCAGACCAAGCGCACGGGTTTGAGCAGTGAGCAGACTGTCAATGTGCTGGCACAGATCCTGAAACGCCTCAATCCAGAGCGCAAGAACGTGAATGACAAAATGCACTTCTACCTCACTGAATAA
- the gtf2f1 gene encoding general transcription factor IIF subunit 1 isoform X2 → MTSLGSSSSSATEYTVRVPKNTSKKYNIMAFNAGDRVNCSSWTQARMERDMSARRIYGEEETQEGAAGSEFGKKQREEARRKKFGIVTREFKVEDQPWILKVNGKAGKRFKGQKKGGVTENASYYIFTQCPDGAFEAFPVHGWYNFTPLAKHRTLTAEEAEEEWGRRNKVVNHFSIMLQRRFREQERGEDDEDEAEKSGKKKKKTGGRGGDLRIHDLEDDLEMSSDESDSSMGDDGESKTKAKKDTGKGKKKKKRKSNDEAIEDSDDGDYEGLEVDYMSDESSSDEEPEKGKPSKGEDLPKGIDEASESEEESEEEKQNEEEAKEEEEEEEGKKTPVQTEKKKKKDSSGESDSSDDSDIEGETASALFMKKRTPPKRGGGRGSAGSSRTGSRPGTPSIDSASTSNTLRAAASKLEQGKRQNQGSGTDSPAAKRLKMEPSSQSPAPSGKSTPQPPSGKSTPSSSDVQLTEEAVRRYLIRKPMTTKDLLKKFQTKRTGLSSEQTVNVLAQILKRLNPERKNVNDKMHFYLTE, encoded by the exons ATGACTTCACTG GGGAGCAGCAGTTCCTCAGCCACAGAATACACTGTGCGAGTCCCCAA AAACACCAGCAAGAAGTACAACATCATGGCTTTCAATGCAGGAGACAGAGTCAACTGTTCATCTTGGACACAG GCTCGTATGGAAAGAGACATGAGCGCTCGGCGGATATATGGGGAGGAAGAGACACAGGAAGGCGCAGCTGGGAGTGAGTTTGGCAAAAAGCAGCGCGAGGAAGCACGGCGGAAGAAGTTTGGTATCGTGACACGCGAGTTCAAAGTTGAGGATCAGCCCTGGATTCTCAAGGTCAACGGCAAGGCTGGCAAGAG GTTCAAAGGTCAAAAGAAGGGCGGAGTGACAGAAAACGCATCCTACTACATCTTTACACAGTGTCCTGATGGAGCTTTCGAGGCTTTCCCTGTACATGGCTGGTACAACTTCACCCCGCTGGCCAAGCACCGAACGCTCACTGccgaggaggctgaggaggagtgGGGAAg AAGGAACAAGGTGGTGAATCACTTCAGCATCATGCTTCAGAGACGTTTCAGGGAGCAGGAGCGTGgcgaggatgatgaagatgaggctgAGAAGTcggggaagaagaaaaagaagacggGTGGGAGAGGGGGCGACTTGCGTATTCACGACCTGGAAGACGACCTGGAGATGAGCAGCGATGAGAGCGACAGCAGTATGGGGGATG atggagagagcaaGACAAAGGCGAAGAAAGACACggggaaaggaaagaagaagaagaagaggaagagcaatgACGAGGCCATAGAGGACAGCGATGACGGCGACTACGAGGGTCTCGAGGTGGATTACATGTCAGATGAAAGCAG TTCAGACGAAGAGCCAGAAAAGGGAAAACCCAGCAAAGGAGAGGACCTCCCTAAAG GAATTGATGAGGCGTCTGAAAGCGAGgaagagagcgaggaggagaagcagaatgAAGAGGAagcaaaagaggaggaagaagaagaggaaggaaagaaaaccCCAGTCCAAacggaaaagaagaagaagaaag ACAGCAGCGGAGAGTCCGACAGCTCAGACGACAGCGACATTGAGGGAGAGACGGCCTCAGCTCTATTCATG AAGAAACGCACGCCACCGAAACGCGGAGGTGGGCGTGGCTCCGCAGGCAGCTCCAGGACTGGCAGTCGCCCCGGGACACCGTCCATAGACTCTGCCTCTACGTCCAACACACTCCGTGCTGCTGCCAGCAAGCTGGAGCAAG GGAAGAGACAGAATCAGGGTTCTGGCACTGACTCACCAGCTGCCAAAAGGCTGAAGATGGAGCCCAGCAGCCAGAGCCCTGCTCCCTCTGGGAAGAGTACACCTCAACCCCCATCAGGCAAATCCACTCCAAGCTCGAG tGATGTGCAGCTAACAGAGGAAGCGGTCCGGCGGTATCTGATCCGTAAACCGATGACCACCAAAGACCTGCTGAAGAAGTTCCAGACCAAGCGCACGGGTTTGAGCAGTGAGCAGACTGTCAATGTGCTGGCACAGATCCTGAAACGCCTCAATCCAGAGCGCAAGAACGTGAATGACAAAATGCACTTCTACCTCACTGAATAA